A part of Arachis hypogaea cultivar Tifrunner chromosome 12, arahy.Tifrunner.gnm2.J5K5, whole genome shotgun sequence genomic DNA contains:
- the LOC112728054 gene encoding gamma-interferon-responsive lysosomal thiol protein isoform X2 produces the protein MMKMPSFLHYSLPPPRSFFYFCLLLLLPLLLLLLLFVAPSSSSSSQDNNNKVTLSLYYESLCPFCGDFIVNHLVKLFQTDLINIVNLRLVPWGNAWLAPDGTFLCQHGNDECFLNTIEACAVTVYPNVAQQFRFIHCIENLTLEGRQNQWVNCFQMTGLAKLPLDCYTNGNGKNIEQKFAQETTQLNPPHRFVPWVVVNNQALQEAYKGKSKPVACRSLSTRTYDMMNDGNNSFQKPVCYVGHVKNLTLP, from the exons ATGATGAAGATGCCTTCTTTTCTTCATTATTCCTTGCCTCCTCCTCGTTCATTCTTCTACTTttgcttgcttcttcttcttcctcttttgctCTTGCTACTACTCTTTGTAGCAccctcttcttcatcatcatcacaagACAATAATAATAAGGTAACATTGTCACTATACTATGAGAGTCTATGTCCCTTTTGTGGTGACTTCATAGTCAACCATCTTGTGAAGCTCTTCCAAACAGATCTTATCAACATTGTTAATCTCAGATTGGTGCCTTGGGGTAATGCTTGGCTTGCACCTGATGGCACTTTTCTTTGTCag CATGGAAATGATGAATGCTTTCTGAATACAATTGAGGCCTGTGCTGTTACAGTATACCCTAATGTG GCACAACAATTTAGATTTATACACTGCATAGAGAATCTGACCTTAGAGGGAAGGCAAAACCAATGGGTTAATTGCTTCCAAATGACTGGATTGGCCAAATTACCCTTGGACTGTTATACAAATGGCAATGGCAAAAAT atTGAACAAAAGTTTGCTCAGGAAACTACTCAGCTTAATCCACCCCATAGATTTGTTCCATGGGTAGTTGTCAACAATCAAGCACTTCAAGAG GCTTACAAGGGCAAGTCAAAACCAGTTGCTTGTAGATCACTTTCCACAAGAACTTATGATATGATGAATGATGGAAACAATTCATTTCAAAAACCGGTTTGTTATGTAGGTCATGTCAAAAATCTGACACTACCATAG
- the LOC112728054 gene encoding gamma-interferon-responsive lysosomal thiol protein isoform X1 gives MMKMPSFLHYSLPPPRSFFYFCLLLLLPLLLLLLLFVAPSSSSSSQDNNNKVTLSLYYESLCPFCGDFIVNHLVKLFQTDLINIVNLRLVPWGNAWLAPDGTFLCQHGNDECFLNTIEACAVTVYPNVAQQFRFIHCIENLTLEGRQNQWVNCFQMTGLAKLPLDCYTNGNGKNIEQKFAQETTQLNPPHRFVPWVVVNNQALQEDYPNFVNYICKAYKGKSKPVACRSLSTRTYDMMNDGNNSFQKPVCYVGHVKNLTLP, from the exons ATGATGAAGATGCCTTCTTTTCTTCATTATTCCTTGCCTCCTCCTCGTTCATTCTTCTACTTttgcttgcttcttcttcttcctcttttgctCTTGCTACTACTCTTTGTAGCAccctcttcttcatcatcatcacaagACAATAATAATAAGGTAACATTGTCACTATACTATGAGAGTCTATGTCCCTTTTGTGGTGACTTCATAGTCAACCATCTTGTGAAGCTCTTCCAAACAGATCTTATCAACATTGTTAATCTCAGATTGGTGCCTTGGGGTAATGCTTGGCTTGCACCTGATGGCACTTTTCTTTGTCag CATGGAAATGATGAATGCTTTCTGAATACAATTGAGGCCTGTGCTGTTACAGTATACCCTAATGTG GCACAACAATTTAGATTTATACACTGCATAGAGAATCTGACCTTAGAGGGAAGGCAAAACCAATGGGTTAATTGCTTCCAAATGACTGGATTGGCCAAATTACCCTTGGACTGTTATACAAATGGCAATGGCAAAAAT atTGAACAAAAGTTTGCTCAGGAAACTACTCAGCTTAATCCACCCCATAGATTTGTTCCATGGGTAGTTGTCAACAATCAAGCACTTCAAGAG GACTACCCTAATTTTGTGAACTATATTTGCAAGGCTTACAAGGGCAAGTCAAAACCAGTTGCTTGTAGATCACTTTCCACAAGAACTTATGATATGATGAATGATGGAAACAATTCATTTCAAAAACCGGTTTGTTATGTAGGTCATGTCAAAAATCTGACACTACCATAG